One segment of Theobroma cacao cultivar B97-61/B2 chromosome 9, Criollo_cocoa_genome_V2, whole genome shotgun sequence DNA contains the following:
- the LOC18587857 gene encoding reticulon-like protein B21, producing MDLGSRRREGAKSSVVAGSVWETRMKSDEVKGGIKVFNGEENSNVEENGDGGNKRLSLKKGQTIGGVAVSGKRKTWKSESFEGFEKNPIQIAKGKTGEQCKELSVSANGIKKSPIRVGKGRSSDEHCKDLSLSVDGIKKTPVQVKKGRSEGIRELSKSVDGFPRSSIPMKKPRSEVAKRSDELSKEVVESSERIEANSVQLRKAKSDSVKASDQSGNGNGNEGDSLQLRRSKSEENKVLVLDDEKQGNNVSIEENEKNPVDTEKNGSEENCKEFGVCQEKVISSSTSNGNTVKSSAEVLVDDDDDGGEDDEEFYEEEEEEEAEEEIEVGNETKSFDIKEMNVPEEKPNKVVDEEKKIPEEKPDKVVNEEKKIHEEKPKKAVNEVKKLQEDKPSKVVNEVKKLSQFHNRTAPLSSTLNKLPPPVVKRSTSVYTTPTKTTKSTPFSASDDYHCQSFPHTQNKLQNLVDLVMWRDISKSALVFGMGTFIIISSSYTQDLNISFISVISYLGLSYLAAIFLYRSIICRGVVDIDEASYVLGEEEAVWLLKLVLPYLNEFLLKLRALFSGDPATTMKLAVLLFVLARCGSSITIWKMAKLGFFGVFTVPKVCSSYSHQLTAYGKFWIRRFRDAWDSCTHKKAVAVAIFTLVWNLSSIVARIWAAFMLFLALRYYQQKMVIDDWVEDEAGPGSKETFQGPTGTQRHGPGPSRVETNKVKKGS from the exons ATGGATTTGGGTAGTAGGAGAAGAGAAGGAGCTAAGAGCAGTGTTGTTGCAGGGTCAGTGTGGGAAACTAGGATGAAGAGTGATGAAGTCAAAGGTGGAATTAAGGTTTTCAATGGGGAAGAAAACAGCAATGTTGAAGAAAATGGTGATGGTGGTAATAAAAGATTGAGCTTGAAGAAAGGCCAAACTATTGGCGGTGTGGCTGTTAGTGGCAAGAGAAAGACTTGGAAAAGTGAAAGCTTTGAAGGGTTTGAGAAGAACCCAATTCAGATTGCCAAAGGCAAAACTGGGGAACAGTGCAAGGAGTTGAGTGTGTCTGCTAATGGAATTAAGAAGAGCCCAATTCGGGTAGGCAAAGGAAGATCCTCCGATGAACATTGCAAAGACTTGAGCTTGTCTGTTGATGGAATAAAGAAGACTCCAGTTCAGGTCAAGAAAGGAAGATCTGAAGGAATTAGGGAGCTTAGTAAGTCTGTTGATGGGTTTCCGAGAAGCTCAATTCCAATGAAGAAGCCAAGATCTGAAGTCGCTAAAAGGTCTGATGAGCTGAGTAAAGAGGTTGTTGAATCTAGTGAGAGAATAGAGGCGAATTCAGTTCAATTAAGGAAGGCAAAATCAGATTCAGTTAAGGCCTCTGATCAGTCTGGTAATGGAAATGGAAATGAAGGGGATTCACTTCAATTGAGGAGGTCAAAATCGGAGGAGAATAAAGTTTTGGTTTTGGATGATGAAAAACAGGGGAATAATGTTTCCattgaagaaaatgagaagaacCCAGTTGATACAGAGAAGAATGGATCTGAAGAAAACTGTAAAGAGTTTGGTGTGTGCCAAGAAAAGGTAATTTCAAGCAGTACAAGCAATGGAAACACAGTCAAATCATCTGCTGAAGTAttagttgatgatgatgatgatggtggtgaagatgatgaagaattttatgaagaagaggaagaggagGAGGCGGAGGAGGAAATTGAGGTTGGGAATGAAACGAAAAGCTTTGACATTAAGGAAATGAATGTACCAGAGGAGAAGCCTAACAAAGTTGttgatgaagaaaagaaaatacctGAAGAGAAGCCTGACAAAGTTgttaatgaagaaaagaaaatacatGAAGAAAAGCCTAAGAAAGCTGTTAATGAAGTGAAGAAGTTACAAGAAGATAAGCCTAGCAAAGTTGTCAATGAAGTGAAGAAACTTAGCCAATTTCATAACAGAACTGCACCACTTTCTTCAACTCTGAATAAGCTGCCACCCCCAGTTGTAAAGCGTTCTACTTCAGTTTACACAACTCCTACAAAAACCACAAAATCTACTCCTT TTTCAGCCTCAGATGATTACCATTGTCAGAGTTTCCCACACACTCAGAACAAATTGCAGAATTTAG TTGATTTAGTCATGTGGAGAGATATATCGAAATCGGCATTGGTCTTTGGGATGGGAACATTTATCATCATCTCATCCTCTTACACCCAGGACCTGAACATCAG CTTTATTTCTGTAATTTCCTATCTGGGACTTAGTTACCTTGCTGCCATCTTCCTTTACAGATCAATCATCTGCAG GGGGGTTGTGGATATAGATGAAGCAAGCTATGTGcttggagaagaagaagcagtTTGGTTACTTAAATTGGTTCTTCCTTACTTGAATGAGTTCCTACTAAAGCTCAGGGCACTTTTTTCTGGTGATCCTGCCACTACAATGAAG TTGGCAGTGCTGCTATTTGTCTTGGCCAGGTGCGGCAGCTCCATAACTATCTGGAAGATGGCTAAACTGG GCTTTTTTGGCGTTTTCACTGTACCAAAAGTCTGCTCTTCTTATTCCCACCAATTAACAGCGTACG GAAAATTTTGGATACGACGCTTTCGTGATGCATGGGACTCATGCACGCATAAAAAAGCCGTGGCGGTGGCCATCTTCACCCTGGTTTGGAACCTATCTTCCATTGTTGCTCGCATTTGGGCAG CATTCATGCTCTTTTTGGCTCTCCGATACTATCAGCAAAAAATGGTGATAGATGATTGGGTGGAGGACGAAGCTGGGCCTGGGAGTAAAGAAACATTCCAAGGACCGACGGGAACACAAAGACACGGGCCTGGACCCTCTAGAGTAGAAACAAATAAAGTAAAGAAAGGATCCTAG